The stretch of DNA TGGAGCGTAAGGCCAACTTTTACGTCGCACAGACCAAAAGTGTTGGTCCCCTTTAGATCGCTAGAACATTAGCTGAGGGTTGGGTCATGTCCAAGTCCAGCTGCTGAGCACAGTCGATGTGCTGAAGGAAAATGTTGAGTTCTCTCCTGTCAGTCGCGAATCGTCCATGAGCCCCTGTCCGAGGGGCCTGGACGCAGGAGGTCTTGCTTGCTGCCAGTGGAAGGTGAGATTCCGGTTGTTTGTTTGCAGGGAACGTTGCTGCGCCGCGCCACTCCTCACCCAGGAGAGCTGAAGACGATGAAGAAGGCAGCGGAGAACCTGCGGAACGACATGAACGCGGCCAAAGGACTGGACTCCAACAAAAACGAGGTCAATAATGCTATTGACAGAGTGACCACTTCCGTGTAAGACTTACCTCAGAAACATTCACCTCCCGTGTCTCCCTTGACTGTTCTCACCTCCTTCTTGGATGTGCCCACCCTCCTTCTCCAGTACCTGACTTCATCTCCTAATCTGCAGTGGTATCTGGCGCTGCTAGCTGGGCACCGTGCCTGCCTTACGACCAGTTCCTGCAGCAATAATCTGCACATGTGATCTAGTTTTAAacagtgcttttttaaaagaaaggacGACAGATGGATAGATGCACTGCTGTAAGTTTAGAGTATCATagctgtaaaaatatatatgtaaatatatattttttttgctgtttttaaacaGGGTGAATATTTCTTCTTATGTTTTTTGGGATAAATTATGCCCTGGTATTTTTGGACCTACTGATAAAGGATTATTGTATAGTTTTATGTGGAAAATTATACTTTTATACACTTTTGGCAGCTCAGAtggtgtacatttttaaaattttgtataGCAAGTTTCTTAATCCTGgatttttaagattttatcTTGGAACTTGGTacgtgtcttttttttttttaagaaacattttctctctACATTATATTGAACTGCATAGTATGGTCTACAGCATATCGCTGCTTGGCTTTGTCTTGCCTGAAGACTGAcatctgcatttttaaatatattcatattGTAAAACCGCCTACCAGGAAATATTGAACTGGAATAATTCAAGTTGTAAATTAGtgacttttaaaaatgcagctgTCTGAGAACAAATACCTGCACTTCTGTGATGTCAGTGACAATTAAGTCATTTAATGAGATATTGTTTATATGGTacactacattttaaaaaaagtttctttcactttgtttttaattgtaatcTAAGGAGAAATTGGTTCAATGTTGATTAtttgtaaaatgatttaaaactgCACAAAACTCTACAATCTCAGATAGGCGCAGACATTGTGCCTGCAGATTTTTATGAACTTTAACCACTGATACAATAAAAGCAATTGAAAACCAAAAATCTCTATTCATTATTCCTTAAGAATCCATTAGTTGGCTTTTGTTATTCTTCTTTTCCTTCTTGTTTTCAGATGGCATACGTGTTTCTAGCCAGAGTAGAGTGGATGGGCAGTAATCACAGATATGCTGTGAAAAAGTCATATTACTATCCATTGTGGTGTGAAGTCTGTGGGGCTCACTTACAGATCTTCCaagtaatatatatttttccacATTAATGTATAATAATCTCTTAAGAACTAGAGGTCAAATTTATCctccgatttaaaaaaaaaaaattcaaggaAGGCTGTGCCCTGTGTCTACTATCCCTGAAAGTTACCCACTCAACTAAATCCATCCTAGTTCTTTTATTCTCAGAGCTTTCTCCTTTTTTGCCTCACAATACAATGGACGATATTGCCTATTTTTAATCTACCAAAGCCATGATGCATTCCTCTTTCAACACTTTCGCTTGGTCTTCCACTGGAGTGTGGTGCACAGGCAGGAACACGTTAGTCAGCACATCATGTGTGGGTGGTTTGTCTTTCGAAAAAAGAAGTTAATTTAATCATCTGCTGTGcccacctcccccccccaccagaTTCAAATTCCTATTTCAGGTTTAACCCAACCAGCCCAGGATTAAACCCCCCCTGTTTAACAACCTCTCTTGTGAAACGGGGAGCTGAGTTTAAGCACTATTGAGAGTCCCAGGAAGTGACATCGCTGTGACAGACGCATCTTACACAGATACCTATGACCTCAACACTTCCTTAGATCAAAATTTTACTAAAGAGCCATGGCTCTGGTTTCCAAGAATTTCCTCTATGGTCTGCTCAGCGCCAGGTTTTTTTCTGTGCTCCACTTGCTCCTTTTCTGATGTCACTGCCTTGTTCCTCCAGCGCTGCTCCAGTGTCCTGCATGTACTTCATCACTCCTCATCTCTGTCTCCCTTTGCAGGCTGAGCTCATGCTCACCCTTCGCTGCAAGAATGTGTGTTATATAATGAACATGTGTATTGAAACCACTGTGACAAAAACTCTTGAGAGTGTGTCTCCTTGTGTGTCCTGTCCTGAAGAAGAAAAGTCAAAGCATTCTGATCTCTGGGTTTCAaaggtttgttttgtttgtcttctgttttgtaaaaaaaaactgctaacAGTCCCTCGTTGTTAATGGACACTTTACAAGTTTATAAGGGACCCATTTATAagggacatacagtaattgGGCTGTTATGGAGAGTGGTGAATTCCTGGATTAGTGACTCAAGAAGCATAATAACTTTTAAGGTTAAAGCTGAAAGCCTCCTTatagttttaatgcattttcattATTCTGAACTCATAGGTATGATATAAAATCAGTCAAAGAATTTGCTAACTCCTTCTGATTCACTGGCATATTAGTTTTAAGATAGTCCTCAATTAAACTGCCTGTTTTGCTGCTCAGTTATACTCTTAATTGGGCCATACTCCATTTACAGTGTGAATAGGGTGTCAGAATCCATTGTCTCTTTGTAGTGCACAATGTTATTAGCGGTGATGTTTATGTTTAAAGAATGACTTCAGAGCAGACTGCAGTACTTTCAGTCTTCATAGAGCTTCAACTTCAAAGATCTTTCAAAAAGAGCCCAAATCTGGGATTCCTTATGCTGCCTTGTGGCTTGGTTCTGTGGTGTGCATTTTTCTGGATAAGTGGACAACTGACTTTGCATCGTGTGACCTAAATATGATACAAACCCTAATCTAAAACCAGCGGAAAATCCAGAATGTTCCGCATGCTAGGCAGCCACATAAGCTTAAGCATATCCTCTCTCTAATTCTGTCTGCCCTCAATGTGAAATTCTACACTTCATTTTCCTCTTAAATCTCTATTTCAAGAGAGCCTTTGGGATGTTTTCTTTGGAAGATGTTGGCTAATGATTGTGAAGAATTAGAACATTATATCATGAGGTGACTGAAAAATGTTACCTGACCAATCGATCTTTTACGCTCATGGCCTGTGTCATAAATACTGTGTCCCTACAATTTTTTCCTACTGTATAATTAGCTCAGTTTTGCTAGTTGTTTCAGTATTGGTGTTTATGCTGCTGTATTAGTGGCTATTATACATTCACACTTATGTTGTTCTCCAGGCCTTTTTGTGAAATAGTATCTTGTATTTGTGCCTAAATGCtttaattagttttaaaatgtttgaaataaatATACGTTCatagaaaaattaaacttttatttacAGTTAGAAATTTTCAGGCCTTCTTCATTGAATTTTTTAATGgagacatttatattttttaaacaaaatagtcTTTGAACTGTTCAAGTGTTCATTGTCTTAAAGAATGCAAATATGTATTGCAAAAAGgttttttaagaaaagcaggatgatatttttattcttcataTCAGCTTTTCTGAAATATTGATGGTAAATACGTGCTTCATATTTGTACTTGCTATTAAAAGTCGATAACTAACCTAGATAAGTGTGTATGAAGTAATTCTTTAGCAGAAGTATACTGCTTAGCATATTCTCTCACCTGATGTGCAAGAAGCAAATGCCTGTATAGTCAACTGTTGCTGTTTGAAAGAGCCATCGCTGGTGATTCTTCTGTGGTTGTACAAGTATTTACATTCCGACTTTTCTTCCTTTCATCTTTGAAAGTGTAACAATcacaatttattaaattaaaataatccacccatacatccattttctaaccaatgCAGGGTCCTGAGGAAGTCGAAGTCtagcccagcaagcaacaggtgcaaggcaggacacatcTGTCTTTAACACCACTGATTCTGTTATTTATGTATCTGTCATTTTTATCCAAAATTACTTGCTCTctgaacaataaaaacaatcatataatataacaaatacaaacatattgcaaaaaaaattcaataacagcataatacagtaaatcacaTGTTATGAAGAATTCCAATGCACATAAACACCAAATGTAATAAACTAggactgaaaataaatattaaaactgcACTTGTGCTTAATCATACGTCCTGTAACAAACACCAGACTGGACCAAAAATAGTGCCTGTGGATGCTGTTGGAACCAGAAGGAAAGAAACCTTTCATTTCAAATTGtacaaaaatccaaatttgtTGTCCCATTTGATCACAAAATAGAATGCAAATAATctgaagtgttttaaaaaacagctgtgCCTCTTTTCAAAGGTCGCTGTGATTTGGTGATTGGTTTATATTTGGAAACATTGTTTGAAGAGTGACAAAGGACACTTTATGTAGCTTGACCATGGTTTCCATGGTATTCTTTGTAAGTGACAGGCGGCTTTGCGCAAAGTGCCCCTCCCTGCATATTAACTGCACCATGCTAAATTATTCTGCTGCCACATTCAGAAACTCTTCttgtaaaaagacaatacaactgGGAtattgcactttgtgttttcaaactATTTTATCTAACTATAGTTTTGTTAGCTTAGTTATCTATAGTTTAACAAAAGACCAGGAAAatgaaattataattaattcTAATTATATACTAATTATGTCCCAATTCCACAGATGTTAGACTATGAGCCTGACGTAGTTCCACACAcagttgatgatgatgatggttgGGTGGCCTGCATGAAGAAGGGGACATCTGATCTAAAGGGAAACTCCTTGACATCATATTTCATCATCACACATCATTTTGTGCAATCCCTCTTGTTTTAGtttctgtaaatatatttatagttgcataaaatattaaactgtGTACGGACTGTTACATCCAGTGTCGAAACATAAAACTTCAGCAACACCTTGTATTTTGTACCTACAGGGGTGTAAAAACACCATTTCTAAGGTCTCGTCAAACTGCAGCAGTCACAGCTGGAACATGTCAGGAATCCGCTGGGCTTCTCTTTCTGGAAAAGAGCGTTTATACGGAGGCCATTCTCTCAGACTCTTCCCTGTCAGTGACAGGGCCAGAGGCTACTGCTCCAGTCCTGAGCAGGAGGCGGAGGAAATTTCAAATCAGACTGAAGAAGTAAGGCAGGCCGCGGTCATGCTCATCGCTTGGGTTTAGACTTTGTAGGGTTTAGGCTGCGTCCGTGAGTCTGCAGATATGATTACTGTCATCGCCTTAATGGACAGGAAGGGCTGCAGCAAATAAAGTCAACAAAAATATCTTCCCACAGCAGAACGTATCACTTTGACTATTGGAACAACACATGAAATTCTGATGATATTACCACTGTGCCCAAGCAATGAAACACGGAGAACAACACTGAAGttatttttgaataaaaatggTAGCTATGAAAAAGATTGAATGGAAAGCCTTAAAAGAAATGCAAGTACCTCCTTTTTAATGGGTGACTGTCATGGTAGTGAACAGTGAAGCCAACttgtcatttaattatttttctgatgCAACCTTTTCTCTTAAGATCTGCGTGCTTTTGTAGATTTCTTTTCAGTGAATATTATATCCACATCAAGCCTCCTGTTTGTTCTGTAAGAATCATTAAAGGCTTTCAGTGCCTTAGAACCATGCTGTCACTATCTGGAGATCAATGGAAAACAGACCATTACTTCTAAACAAATAGAGTCCCTAgggaaaataatacattattattaataataaaaaactatttAATCTACAACAGCAAATCCTCTTTACTGATATGTCCTGACAATTCAGGATTTGAAAGGATTAGTCTTGAGAATAAATtcacgctgctctttttccacTCTCTCCTGCCTCCCCTCACACGCTGACTCCCACCGTAGGATGCAGCTGCCAATTTCTCTTTGAGTTTTTCGGATCCGGAATATGGGCCGAAGAGGCACAGGCACCACAAAGGAGATCACCGGGAAAACCGAAGAATTCCGAAACCCCGAGCCTTTCCCGGGGGCCTCGCCAATCGCAGATTACCCTCCTCTGTCCCAGCATGCAATGCAGCTGCAGAAAAGAATGGCCAAGGGGGGTTTCCAGAGAGAGGCCCTGCAGACAAGCCAACTTCGAAAGTGCCGCTAAAGGTAAGATCCAGTTCTTTAAAATTGCCATTTTACTTTGATGTTTGCTTACAGGCATTCAGAGATCAAATCTTGGTGTTAAAATGAATGTATTCTAGTACACATGGAGAGATAAAATGCTTTGCTGAATATATAAGACTAAAGTGAAATCCAATCTAAAATGAACTTGCCATTTACCTATGATCATAGTTGTCACTGCTTTGTCCTAGCTGCAGATTAAAGTGTGCAGTCAGAGAGGAAGTCTTGGCATTAGCATTGCAGGAGGAAAGGGATCAGCGCCTTATTATGAAAACGATGAGGTGAGTGTGATCTCGCGTGCGTACTGACCAGAGAACACGATTCTATTACAAATGGGGAAGACTGGAATTGTGAAGAGTTGCAGCAAAACGTGCACACgacctggggccctgggtttagttctgtgtggagtttgtatggtcccCCCGTACtacatactggtactgtaggttcatGAACTTCTGGAATAATggctttggtgtgtgtgtgtgcgccctgcgagggactggtgtcccgttcAGCCATACCGCTGGGATAGACGCCGGCTCCACACGACACTGAATTAGAAGAACAgcagatgatgataataataatatagaaggagaaaataattacatttatatagcacttttcatcccaaaggatcccaaatcCATCCACCATCAACGATGTAGAACAGCtactctgcaccagcagccacaCTACACAGAGCAGGTGGTGAAATGAGCTGCTTCGGCAAATGAATTACAAGGGGATCTTTAGATTAAAACTGGATGGTGCAAGTCCAAGAGTAGCATTTAGCCAGGACTATGGGGTTAACACACCTACTCATTTGGCAACTGTCATGTTGATCTTGTAGTCAGGACCTTAGTTTGACATCTCATGCAAAGGAAATCTTACAGCTCATTTAACCAGTCATCTTACTGGAGCTTTGGTTTGTAAATTCTGGTATAAAGGAAAGAGCACCACCTGATATTTCATAtccataattaatattttaaatgccaTCTAATTAGTGCTTTTTATTTAGGGATTTTTCAGTGTACAGCCCTATAGATAAGGGTTACAGATATATTCATATTATCTGGTGGCTCTGgtacatgttagttaaagacttcgatgcttaagaTGTTTAggtagaaatggaatactggtgtgtattttttctttaaagtaccgagaccagccatactGCTGtgactgtaatactgtatgtttatgttccaaaattaatatcgtttatggccttcacacgcgttatgctcctattctttttatgctcagctacaaaGATTTCCCATCAGTGGtagaattccatataaatattcaatacttaaacgggcacagtaaagacatttacagtaaatctttctaccaccgaccaacgcaccacgagtgcccctgtcggtcaaccaatcacgtaccgcggtatgacgCGCGATGACGTAGCCAAATACCCGCggtactttgaatggctgcatctgtatatcagcCTTGTTTCTTACATCCAGTTATTTGGGTGCAGAAGTACATTCACGTGTCTTACAGTCATTGGGATAAACAGAGCTGAACCCAAACTGTACTTGAACCTTGTACTGTGCTTGAATATGAATTTAAATGTCTAGGACCGGTGTTATTTATTCCACCGGACTTTATATCAAGTGTGCAGACAGAAATCTGTCctcttttcccttttctttccCAGGGGATTTTCATTTCCAGAGTTTCAAAGGGAGGCCCAGCAGAAAGGGCTGGAGCCCGTGTAGGAGACCgactgctggaggtacagtacaggGAGGAAGATCTCTAACCCACACTGACGCCAGGACTCAGGGTGTCAGGATCCAGTGCTTTGAGTCTGTAGCCCCTTAAACTGGGGTATAACCCATTAAACAGCAATTTCTTTGCTGGGGTTATTATCCAAGAATGATTTAAAGGAACTTAGGGCTTTAACTCATGTTCCAGATGGGATTCACAGCGATTAATTGTGTTACTatagattttcttttaaaaaaatgtttgcatttgatTTTGTATAGTTTAGACAGGTGATTTTCATTGAAGTTTCCATGACAGGACAAGTTTAGCTTCCTGGCTTCCCATTTTAAATCTTGATTTTTTGTGCCTGTGTTTTGTTGtacaatattaagaaactttctCGAGCTTTGTCTTCTGATCTGGACTTCTTTTCAACACCTTGAGGTTGCAGGTCTACACTGGAGCACTAAGGGGCAGTATAAATCAGAACcaaatttaaaatttagaaaaatGCAAAGTGCAGTTTGCTCTGTGATAGCATTCTAGCAGGAATCTGTTCAGCAGTTAAGAGGACtataaaacaataaatctgGAAATATCAGCATAATTATGGAAAAGTGCACAGCTTTCAAGTTCTCTCCTTTTAGATGATGGGGTTTCAATTTTCTGTCTTTTATCAGTCTCTTTCTTTGAAACAAAAATCCTTTCACGGACACAATGTGAAACATTAATGAGTGGCTACTGCACTTTAAGTCTCCATATTTATAAGACAACATGTGACAATGGCCACAAAGAGAAGACATCATTCTCCGGTGTGAGGCTGGAATAGCAAAGGGAGGTATATTCTAGTGGGTAAACTCAATCCTGACCCTATCTCCAGCCAAACACCCAGCCTCACCCATAACAGTAAGGATAACAAGAACCACCGCCCTTGACCTGATCTTCGACCTACCCCTCCCTACCTGAAGTGGAGAGGAACTACGGGAGTAAATGGCTTTTTTGTGCTGTGCAGGTGAACGGTGTGAATATGCAGACTGTCTCCCACCATGAAGCTGTGAGCACCCTGAGGAATGCTGGGAGTTGCATCAAGATGACTGTGCTGCGACAGAGAGCACACGGCTTAGACAGCGCCAGTGTGCAGGAGACAGAAAGCATCAAAGGCAGAAAGTGCAGTGAGCAGCGCTCTCCACAGAGGAGGGAGCTGGGCTTAGAGCACAGCCTATCCGAAATGAAGGAGACTCCTGTCTGCAATGGGAATGGCTCGGTCAGTATATACCGCACTGCTTCTCGAAAGGCCTCCTGTTTCATTACTGAGCTTGTTAATGTTTGTGTTGTTTCACACTTTCGTTATTTGACAAACAAGGGTCGAGGCTGATACTCTCCCAGGTAAGAGGGAACAAGCACAGGTTAATTCCATTCTGTAGAGCTGCAAGCTTTGCGTTTCTCTTTTCTgctgttcagcatggaatgaacctgtCGTGCACTACCCTTTCAGCTGAAGCACACAGACACGGCTGCCCCTCGAATGTGCCGGTCTCCCAGATAGGTGCAGCATTTTCAGCATTGATTCATGCAGATGGATACAGATGaatgaaatttgaaatttgaaaggCCAACAGTTTCACGGTATTATAATAATTTGATCGCAGGAAATGCCAGTAAAATCTATACAACATTTGGATTATTGTTCTGAATGGGTTAGATAGGTTAGGGGTagcaactccacacagacaacagcccagtctggaactgaacccagggccccagtacaGCAATGCCAATCATTGTGCCACCCTGCCACATTTGTTATTATTAGAaactttaaatgttattttatatagtgattTCCATGttattggtttaaaaaaagcataccTGTATGTGTGATTAAGGAAAATGACCTGATTGTACAAATGTCTTTGATTCATCTTTAATACAGTGTTGGCCAGTGAGAGTCACAGTGTCTGTCTTTATTGCAGTGGTTCAAACCTCAATTTACCGACctgggagaaaaaaagcagaaaattaaaataaatcagaaataaAGAAGGGGGAAATCACTGCACAGTACAGATGTTTTGTGAAAGAATCCCATTCAAATGGTTCTGAAGAGCCAGAAATATGTTTGGTTTTAATTTCATTCGTGCTATTGATTTCCCAACTGAACTTGATTGCATCTGTTATAGTTAACTGTTAACAGAACTAGAAAACCTGCAGCAGTCTGGATCGTCAGCTCTTGGCACGGGTGTCCCTGTTATAATCAGAAGAGTCACAGACTAGTTAATTGACCACACTGATATTGGCCACCTTGTTGTGTTCACTTTCTAACCACCTTGCATTTCAGCAGTCACGTGGACTTAAAAAGCAATGCGCTTCCTGACCACCAGGCGGAGACACAGGCTCTGTGCTTGGCGAATGTTTCATCAGCCCGGTGAGTTCTTTCCTGTCCAATGTACAGCATTAATGTCCTGTTGTGCTTTCCAGGGTCTCTCTGAGTCTGAGGAGGACCAGAGCAGAATTGCAAGTGACACAGAAGCAGCCTTCCAAAATAATGTGTTCCCAACGGTACAGAATACCATGACAGTAAGTACACTGAAAATAATGTCGAGATTATATGAATTACATGTTTAAGAAATCAGACCTTAAACCTGCAATTTAACAGGGTTattgtaataaaaacatttaaaacagcatgtCCATTATATGGactttatacattatatacctttctatgtttcattttgtgtttttcagtctTTACATTTGACTAATTATTAATCCTGCCCTGTTAGaagaatatacatacagtatagtatctaTGTAAGGTgtgtgattttcttttaaagcctTGTAAGagaaagttaatttaaaaaggGAATAGTTTGGACTCACAAATTCACGGTAGTTTGGGATTTGAGGACTTGTTTCTTGAAATTTAAACTTACTGTCCCTGTTACAAAGCACAGATCTTAATTTTCTAAGACGGAACTGCACTGACTTCATACCCCTGAAGAGATACACACACCGGTgtgttttttacacattttcaacTACATGAAGTGTCTGAGAAAGTGTAGTGCTGCTTGAAAGTGTGTAGTTTTTCACATTTATACTATGAAATCCTTGTCTATCAAAACTAACACTTAAGTTTCTAAAAGAAAGGGTTTATATCGAAATATTCTATGTATTGTTTAGAGGAAAGTGCTCAGCAGTCTGGAGAGATAAAACCATAGCAAAGCAGTTTGGAATCAGTCTACTGCAAGACACCAATGGAGAACATTTAAGACCTTGGTGACTTGACCTAGATGTGGATGTCTATCGAAATGATCCCACAGAGCAATAAGAAAACTCCTTTAGGATGTCCAGAAGAATCTCAGAACCACGTTCCGGGATCACAAGTCccttcctgctgcagctgatgtCCATGGTCACACCTGAACAGCACGGCACAAGCTGAAGGCGTCCGTGGGAGGGCGGGCTCCTCTCAAGACCCTCGCTCTCAAAAAACAATCATCTGAAGTTTGCAAAAGACCATTGGGATGATCTTGTAGAAGTTTGGAAGAGACAGATATGATATTCTGGACAGATATGTCTAAAATTGAACCTACTGTACCACTAAACTAGGCTTGTTGGTCACACCACAATATTCTGGTGGAGAAGGTTGGGTC from Lepisosteus oculatus isolate fLepOcu1 chromosome 17, fLepOcu1.hap2, whole genome shotgun sequence encodes:
- the LOC107079375 gene encoding PDZ domain-containing protein 2, yielding MSLPCSSSAAPVSCMYFITPHLCLPLQAELMLTLRCKNVCYIMNMCIETTVTKTLESVSPCVSCPEEEKSKHSDLWVSKGCKNTISKVSSNCSSHSWNMSGIRWASLSGKERLYGGHSLRLFPVSDRARGYCSSPEQEAEEISNQTEEDAAANFSLSFSDPEYGPKRHRHHKGDHRENRRIPKPRAFPGGLANRRLPSSVPACNAAAEKNGQGGFPERGPADKPTSKVPLKLQIKVCSQRGSLGISIAGGKGSAPYYENDEGIFISRVSKGGPAERAGARVGDRLLEVNGVNMQTVSHHEAVSTLRNAGSCIKMTVLRQRAHGLDSASVQETESIKGRKCSEQRSPQRRELGLEHSLSEMKETPVCNGNGSGLSESEEDQSRIASDTEAAFQNNVFPTVQNTMTIPRIILTHPSTSDEDVEQLTQDPVEEEPDELDSADNQTSSGCSTSVFYLP